TTTTTTTTGTGCTGCCGGAAACGTCGTTTACCGGTGGGGTGATTTTTCTGTATAATCAACGGCTTTTCCGGAAATGCCCACGGAAAAAGCATCAGGGAGAGCCTGCAAGCACAGGACTGCGCCATGTGACCTCGAGTCGCAAGGACGCGGCCGGCAGACAAGCAGGAAGTTGGTGTTAATGGGGCAAACGCATTTTATTTGGATCGATCATGAAGACGTTTTCCGCTAAGCCGGCAGAGGTGACGCGCGAATGGTTTGTGATTGACGCGACGGACAAAGTCCTCGGCCGTGTCGCCAGCGAAGTGGCACGCCGTCTGCGCGGCAAGCACAAACCTGAATTTACGCCGCACGTTGATACTGGTGACTACATCATCATCGTCAATGCTGCCAAGCTGAAAGTTACGGGCGCAAAGCAAACTGACAAGAAGTACTACCGTCACACCGGTTACCCGGGCGGTATCTACGAAACCACGTTCGGCAAGATGCAAGAGCGTTTCCCGGGCCGTGCGCTCGAGAAGGCCGTGAAGGGCATGCTGCCGAAGGGTCCGCTGGGCTACGCGATGATCAAGAAGCTGAAGGTGTACGCCGACGGCAACCATCCGCACGAAGCGCAGCAACCGAAGTCGCTCGAGATCTAAGGGCCAGCCATGTTCAAAAACGATTGGAATTACGGCACCGGCCGTCGCAAGAGCGCAGTGGCTCGTGTGTTCATCAAGGCTGGCAAGGGCGATATCATCGTCAATGGCAAGCCGATCAAAGAGTACTTTGCTCGTGAAACGTCGCTGATGATCGTTCGTCAGCCGCTCGAACTGACCAACCACGGCGAAACGTTCGACATCAAAGTCAACGTCTCGGGCGGCGGTGAAACGGGTCAGGCCGGTGCGGTTCGTCACGGCATCACCCGTGCACTGATCGACTACGACGCGACGCTCAAGCCGACGCTGTCGAGCGCAGGCTTCGTTACGCGCGATGCCCGTGAAGTCGAACGTAAGAAGGTTGGCTTCCACAAAGCCCGCCGTCGCAAGCAATTCTCGAAGCGTTAATCGCCACGAGTGCTTGTGGGCATCCGCTTCGGTGGATGCAAGGAAAGGCCGCCTCGCGCGGCCTTTTTGCTTTTGGCGATGCGCGAGATGGCGGGGACGTTACCGTCCCACAAGCGTCGTCGAAGCTTGATAGAATCGCGGTTCCGATTGAAAGGGGTAGGACATGGTCAAGGTAGGTATCGTAGGCGGCACCGGCTATACCGGTGTGGAGCTGCTCCGTTTGCTGGCGCAGCACCCGGAAGTGAAGTTGACGGCGATTACCTCGCGCAAGGAAGCGGGCACGCCGGTCGCCGATATGTATCCGAACCTGCGAGGCCGTGTCGACCTGGCATTTTGCACGCCTGACGACGCACGTCTGACGGATTGCGATGTGGTGTTCTTTGCGACGCCGCATGGCGTGGCCATGGCGCAGGCGCGCGAATTGCTGGCCGCCGGGGTGCGCGTGATCGACCTGGCAGCGGATTTCCGCCTGAAAGACACCGCCACGTTCGAAAAGTGGTACGGCATGCCGCATTCGTGCCCGGACATCCTCAAAGAAGCCGTCTACGGCTTGCCCGAGATCAATCGCGACAAGATCAAGAGCGCGCGCGTGATCGGCCTGCCGGGCTGCTATCCGACGTCCGTGCAACTGGGCTACGCGCCGTTGTTCGCCGGTGGCCGCAAGCTGGTCGACCCGAAGCATCTGATCGCCGACGCCAAGTCGGGTGCGAGCGGTGCGGGTCGCAAGGGCGAAACGTCGCTGATCCTCGCGGAAACGGCTGACAACTTCAAGGCTTATGGCGTGAAGGGTCACCGTCACCATCCGGA
The Pandoraea oxalativorans genome window above contains:
- the rpsI gene encoding 30S ribosomal protein S9, which gives rise to MFKNDWNYGTGRRKSAVARVFIKAGKGDIIVNGKPIKEYFARETSLMIVRQPLELTNHGETFDIKVNVSGGGETGQAGAVRHGITRALIDYDATLKPTLSSAGFVTRDAREVERKKVGFHKARRRKQFSKR
- the rplM gene encoding 50S ribosomal protein L13, with the translated sequence MKTFSAKPAEVTREWFVIDATDKVLGRVASEVARRLRGKHKPEFTPHVDTGDYIIIVNAAKLKVTGAKQTDKKYYRHTGYPGGIYETTFGKMQERFPGRALEKAVKGMLPKGPLGYAMIKKLKVYADGNHPHEAQQPKSLEI
- the argC gene encoding N-acetyl-gamma-glutamyl-phosphate reductase produces the protein MVKVGIVGGTGYTGVELLRLLAQHPEVKLTAITSRKEAGTPVADMYPNLRGRVDLAFCTPDDARLTDCDVVFFATPHGVAMAQARELLAAGVRVIDLAADFRLKDTATFEKWYGMPHSCPDILKEAVYGLPEINRDKIKSARVIGLPGCYPTSVQLGYAPLFAGGRKLVDPKHLIADAKSGASGAGRKGETSLILAETADNFKAYGVKGHRHHPEIKQGLEAIAGYDVDLTFVPHLLPTIRGIHSTLYATILPEARDTDFQALFETYYAGEPFVDVLPTGSMPETRWVRASNYVRMAVHRPNDGDTLVILVVEDNLVKGASGQGVQCMNLMFGLPENMGLTHIPVLP